CTTGGTATTGTGCAAGCCTGGTGGAGTGGTGGGGTGCAGTAGCCCCTAGGCAGGGCCCTTTGGGGAAGCAGGCATCTTCCCAGGCCCTCATAGGAGAGTCAAGTTCTTTTCACTGGAGCTGGCCCATCACCCCGGAGGCcccagcccaggagacagaaaaggcAGAGTTTCCTCAGTGCCAGAGGCTAACaccctgccccccacccacccccggcCCTCTTTGGGCATCTTCCAGGTGACCCTCCtccccagctcagcctccaggGCCAGGGCCTGCCTGAGGCCGGGGGAGGGGCCCGCCCCTTCCCCCACCCAGGcagtgggggaggaggaggagccacGCATCAAGTTTGTCTGGGCCCACCACTGGAGGGCCGCCCCCTGGATCCTACCGGTGGGGGGGCTCTGGCTGCGAGGGCCGAGGGCTCAGCAGGGGTGCCGGGCCAAGGGGGCACCCGGGGGAGCCCTTCAGTGGGAGCACTGGGCGGGAGTCCAAGGGAGGCAGGCTCCGGGGCACTGCTGGTGGCCCCCGGGCAGCCCCGGTGGGCAGGACAGCTGCAGGGGCGAGGGGTTTGGGGGCGTCAGTAGCAGCAGTGGGGGCTGGCTGGGCAGACCGTTCCCGGCGCTGCAGCAGCTCCTGCAGCTTCTCTGCCTGGGTCCGCCGCAGGTGGGCCAGGGCGCGGCCACGCTGGAAGGCGGGCAGGAAAGCCTCCAGGCTCTGCTCCCCCAGCAGCAGCTGCTCCATCTGCTCCTGGGACCGGAGAAGGGTTTGTGAGAAGCAAGACCAGAGACTGAGGGCtggccctctccctcccaccctgagTCCCTTCCCATGGTGACCGCCATGGCCTGGCCTGACAGCCCTGCTGAACTACTGTGGACAGATGTCCTCCTCGCTCAAGCCTTGATTTCCCCCACTTAGAACATGAAGACAGCACCACCAGACCTGCTGGACTGGAGGTGGGGACTCATCAAGGCCAGGGCTTGGGTCTCCTCTTCCCCTGCTCCCACCAGCTCACACACGCCACCCGAGCCAGCAGCACTGAGCCGTCTGTGCCAGCTCTGCAGACCCAGGCCTATGCTGCCCTCAGCTGTTCACAAGGAAGCCAGGGGAAAAGTCATGGGTAGGCAGAGGGAGTCCCTGCTGCCAGTGTCTGCCAGGGAAGGCTCCCCTGTGGGCCAGGCACtctggaggcttcctggaggagaggtGGGATAGGCTGGGTGTCCCTCCCTGTCCTTAGGCCCAGCCACCTTCCCCTCACCTCAGCCTCCTGCTCAGCCTCTTCCAGCTCCGCCTGCAGCCAGCCCAGCGCGCAGTGGGGACTCCAGCGATGCATGCTGTCCTCTGAGGGCCACAGAGGGACGGAATGAACAGCCCCTACCCTCAGGGCCCGTCTCCCAGGACAGACAGGCCAGAGCCCCAGGGTCCAATCCTGACTCTTAAAAAAATGCCTATGTAATCATTTTATGCACACACCCCCAGAGTCCCTGCCCCCAGGTTCTGCCTTCAGCCCTAATGCAAAAGAGAAGCAGGTATACAGGCCCTGGGGTACTGGACCCCTTTTCTCCCACTGCCCAGAGCCCCCTCAGGCCTCTCCAACCCAGCTCTACTCACCTTCTGCTCACTTGCCCAACTCTCTTTCCCAGGGGGCCAGGAGTAACATCCCCCTCAAATTTGCTTGGGAAGAGGACTGCCCAAGTTCCACCCTTCAGATCATGGCACTTCCGCAGGGCCACCCAGCCAGATGGCCAAGCCCTCCCCCAGGCAGTTCTAGCTGTCCCCTCACCCAGTCGCTGCAGCTTGTCTGCACAGCTCTCGGCCACCTCACGGAGCTCCTGGTACTTGATGGCCAGGGCAGCCCGGCCCATCTCCAGGCGGGGCCGCAGGGCCAGGTTCTCCTTGGCCAGCGCGTAGTTGGAGGCCAGGCATGCCTCACGCTCCAGCTGCAGGCCCTGGAACTGCCAGCAGAGAGGAGCTCAGAGGCCCACTCCAGAAGTCTGCCCACAGCCACCTTGCTGCCACAGTGGGCGTCAGTGCCTACGAGCCAAGCAAGCTGAAGGCACCTGGAAGGCCCCAACTTTCTGGGTGGTGAGCCCAACAGGTGGCTAGACTTTGCCTAGAGCTGCCTCCCTGTGTAGCCCTGGGCAGGACACCTGACCactgtgggcctcagtttcctcctctgcaaaGCAGAGTAAAAACACCTACCtggcagggttgttgtgagaccTAAGTGAGGGAAACTATGAAGGCCTCTACAAACGTtagttaatttttaattttttcaattaatATGTCTGCTCAGGTCCCTGAGGAGACCCCTCCCTCCCCTGTCCCATTTTCCATGCTTGGGCAGCTTCCCTCTCATTCCAGGCCTCTTTGTCTGCTTCCTCCTCAGGTGTCTGTGCGGAAAGCACTCCGCCTCCTGCCCTTACTCTCCAGAGTGACGTCCACGCCCCGTCCCTTCACCCCTTCAGGTCAGCCTCTCTTCCCTTCACGCCCCCTCCTCTGCCCTCCAGCGGAATCCCCACACCCTAGGAATACACACTCCCTTTCCCTCCCTGACCCCCTAGCACCTGCTCCCTGCTTCCCTTCTCTCCCAGAAAGCAGGCCCCCCGTCTTTGCTGGTCCTGGAGAACGCTCTTCCTTGTTTCCCTCCGCGCCCCTGGGGAATGCACTACCCTCCATCTGTCCCCTGTAGGATGCACGTGCCCCTCCCTGTCTGCTTCCCTCCAACACACTTTCCCTGCTGCCCCCACTGCCCGCCCGCCCAGGCCTATCTCCCGTGGAACAGACAACTTTCTCTATGGTGGCCTATGGAATACACACCTCGGCTTTCAGGACCCCTCCCCAACGCAAGACACAAAGCCCCCTCCTGCGCCCCCAGAACCCTTACGCCCCTCCAGCGGCCCCCCAGGTGTCAAACAGGCCCCTAGTTGTCCCTATGGGAGGCGCCTCCCCTTTCTGGCCCTACAGAGTGGGTGTGCGAGCCAGGGCCCCCCCCACACAGCCACCCCCGGCCCCTGGAACACACCTTCCCAGAGCATCCGCTGTAGGACACGCCTCGCGGCCGTCCCGGGGGTGCGCTGGCGCCTCCCCGGGTCCTCGGCGCCCCACCCGCCCTAGGCCGGCTCCGGGCGCCCCCTCCCCGGGCCGCCGTGCGTGCCCCGCTCCCGCGCCCCCGGCGCGGCCCGCGCGGCCCTCCTGTCGCCCGGCAGGTCCCGCAGGCCGCGGCCCGGCCCCGCGCCCCCCGCCCGCGCCCCGCGCTACCTTCCTGCTGAGCCGCACGATCCGGTCCAGCTTGGGCTCGTCCTGGAGCAGGTCCCGGAGCTGCCCGGTGCTGAGGATCCCAAAGCGCCCCGGGCTGCCAGGCTCCGGCCCCGCCCGCGCCGCCCGGGCCCGGTACATGCCGCCCGCCCGCGCCCCCAGCTCGGCTGCTGGCTCGGCCCGCTCGGCCCGCTCCGCTCGGCTCCGCTCCGCTCGGCTCCGGCTCCGGCCGCGCGCCGCTCGACCGCCAGGGGGCGCCCCGCTCGTTCTTAAAGGGGCCGCGGCCCGGGGCTGGGGGGCTGGGGGGCTGGGGGGCGGCCGCGCCCCTTCCCCGCAGGCTGATTCGGGGCGCGGGGCCTGGGGCACCCCGGGCCGCGGCGCGAGTCGGCCCCCCTGCCGCCACCCCGAAATCTGAGGGCGCCCCCGTCCGGACCACGCCCCCAGACGCAGACGCTCCCACCCCAGGCGTTTACAGTTTGCAGGGCTATTTCACATTTCCTCCTCGGATTCGCACAATTTTCTGAGTTTGACTGGGTGCCATGATCCTGCCCTGCTGCTAACTTCGACAAGTCGCTCACCctccccaagcctcagttttctcttctgtgaaatggggtgAGAATAGTGAATGTGGAGTACCTAAGGAGTAGCAGGTGAATACCTAATACAGGTTATTAGAATATAGGTACTAGGTAATATAGGTTAATAATATAGATTATTGATATTTTAGAGAAGGGAAAACAGAAGTTCACAGCAATATCACTTCCCCAGTCACATCACCGGTGAATGGTAGCCGATCCCAGTTCTTTCCGTTTGTGCGGTCCCTGCAGAGCACATGACCCTCCCTCTGCTGGGCCCTGGATTCGGCCCTGGGGGAGCATCGTCTGTGTCCTCAGGGAGCTCATGGATTAAGGCAGGGTCACATACCCACCCTGCTAACTCTAGTACAAGACAGGATGACAGAACCACCACACGGCAGCTTCCTTTGCGATGCCAAACGTGCTCTTCTTCACCACACTTGGCCAGTGCCCTTGTCCCCATCTCAGGAAACAGGCACTTAGAGATTAAGTAAAAAATAAGCTTGCCTAAAATCAAACAGCAACAGGTGAGTTTGTTccactgcaccaaaaaaaaacaaaccaaacccattgctgtcaagtccattccgactcatagcgaccctataggacagagtagaactgccctgtagagtttctaagaagcacctggtggattcgaacttagccactacaccaccagtgtttcctccaCTGCACGCGCCAGCTACCCCAAAGCACAGAGGCGGGGCCTGGGCAATCAGAAAGACTTTCCAGAGGAGGGGACATCTGAGCTGggctttgaaggatgagtaggagatCTGAAGTTTATGGGCAAATAATGGAACCAAAGAGAAGTCCATAAGCTAAGGCATGGGGGTGAGAAGAGCCCAGCAGCCTGTCTTCCCATCTAGCCAGAGCACCTTGGGCATGGTGGGGGTGTCTGGGAGAGGAGGCAGGACAGTCCTGCTGACACTCTGTGAAGGCAAAACTTCTTCCACGCTTTTATGATGACTGAAATTTGGTTTTCCCTTAAAGCCTCAGTTGTGCGTCACTTCCTCCAGGATGCCCTCTCAGCTGTCCCGGCTGGGTTGTGTGCCCCTGTCCTCTGCGCTCCCAGCCTCCCTGTACTCCCCCACCACAGTTCTCTCCTCATTGCCGACAGCCCCTTCCTCGTTATGAGCTCCCCGTTTCCCTCTCTGCCCCCTCCTAGCTGCCTTCgtttgggtcgattccgactcacagagaccccatgcagTCAGAGGAGAATGACTTCCAtaaggttctcagtggctgacttggcagaagtggattgccaggtctttcctcccaggagactctaggtggactccaaccttcaaacttctggtgagcagctgagcacattaagcatttgcaccaccagggactcctctgcctcctcctgaagccaagcccaaacccactgcccttgagtaagttctgactcatagcaaccctacaggtcagcagagaattgccccatagggtttccaaggctgtaaacctatGTGGatgcagactggcacatctttctcccgtggagtggctggtgggtccaaccaccaacctttcggttagtagctgagcactttaaccactgcaccaccaggactcctgcctCCTCAGGGCCCACTATTTCCAGTGAACTTTCAGGGATCTCCTAGACACTCCCCCATGGGTCCTCCCTTGGCCCCTCCCCCTCTGGGCTAAGGGCCTTCTTCACATTAAGGGATGCTAAGACCTGATGGGGGGCTACTGCCTCTGCTTGTCCCCTCTTCCTCACCCATCCCCCTTTGTTCAGTCCCAGTGAGCCCCTTGTTGAGTGTCCCTCAACAATGCCCCCTGGAAAACCTTTCCCACACCCCTCAGGCTCCTTCTGTACAGGTACTTCTGCCACTTCCCACCCTACCTCTTCCGGttttctctgccttccttccctcccagCTCTGGGAAGGGCCGCCGCTGCACATTCCACGGGCAGCCCAGGTACCCCTGCAATGGTCTCACCTTCACCTGTCTCCTCCAAGATGCCTTGCCTACCCCATCAGAtacttctctctctgcctctttcaTCTTTAACTTCTGCTTTTAGACTGGTACCTCCCTTTCACACCCTCAGTTTTTTTGAAAGTGCCCCCTACACTCTGTGTCCATTATCTCGCCCCCACTTCCATTCCTTAACCCagtctcccctcccccttccaccCACCTCAAGGCACCGCTCCAGTCAAGGTCACCAACCATGGTTACTGCCGGGCCCCTCTTTTGCCACATCTGATACCACTGACTACCCTCTTTCTCAACTGCATACCAGCCAGAGCCCAGATACTTCATAGCCGCCAggttggcaaaaattaaaaagtcagACAATATCAAGTGTTAGTGAGAAGGGAGAGAGCTGATTTGTCCTGGAGAGCAATTTGACAAACTAATAAATTCAAACATGTTCATACTATACCCCCCAGCTGTTCCCTCTGTGGGAGGCAGAATAATGCCCCCCAAAGATTACCTTACGTGGCAAAAGGAACTTTGCagttgtgattaaattaagggcCTTGAGATGGAGAGATCGTCGTGGATCACGTGGTTGGCCCCAGTGTAACCACAAAGCTCTTTACATGAGGGAGGCTAGAGGGTCACAGTCAGAGAAGGAACCACAGAAAGACAATCAGCCTCAGAGAGAGGTCTGGAGATGAAGGAAGGAGCCATGAGCCGAGAAATGCAGGCAGcttctagaaactggaaaagcaGAGAAATGGATTTTTCCCTAGAGACTTCCCAGGGAGGGTGGCCCTACctatgctttgattttggcccagtgaGACCCGTTTAGGACTTCTGACTTCTAGAactctaagataataaatttgtgttgttttaagccacttattttgtggtgatttgttgcaGCAGAAAGCTAACATACCCTTCTACTAATTCTCGGACAAGAAGACAGGGATAGGATTgttcacagcagccctgtgatAACAAAAAccggaagcaacccaaatgtccaaccAAAGGAAAATGGCAAAGAAACGGGTGTATCTTAATACAGTGGAATCTTACACAGCAACAAAAATGGACAAGCCACACCTACTCGTGTCAATTTGGATGAATCACACGAACAACCCTGAGTCAAAAGAAACCTCAGAAGAATATATTCAGTATAATCCTGTTTCGATGAGGTTTAGCAACATGCAATGCTGTACTTCCTATTGCTTGGAGGCGTGTACagagtaaaaatataaataaacacaACGGCACAATAAACGCCAAATTCAGGAGCACAGTCATCTGAGCGAGAGGGGCTGGCATCACAGAGGGAACCCAGGGAACTTCAACAGCGCCAACTGATTTCTTAGACTGGGTGATGGGTACACAGCTGTGCACTGTGTTTACCCTTTGTGCTTTTTACTAACTCTGAAATCTTCGATACAAAATTAATAAGTTTTTTTAGGGTCTATTTTTAGACCCTAGTTTTGGAGTTAGgagcctggtagtgcagtggttaagtgctccgctgctaactgaaaggtcagcggtttgaactcaccagctgctcctgggagaaagctgtggcagtcggcttccttaaagatttgcagccttggaaaccttatgggggcacctctaccctaccctatagggtcgctgtgagctggaatcaaataGGTAGcgacaggttttttttggttttagctttggagtcaggcagacctggATCTCATTTTGAGCACTGCCATTTCTTATGTGCCCAAGAAAGAGCAAATTCTTTAATTCCCTGAGCCTtgatttcatcatctgtaaaatgggtggttGTAGGATTATATGAATTGATCTAAGTGTTTAGCATGATGCCTCGCacatagtaaaaccaaaaccaaacccactgcagtcgagccaattctgactcatagcgaccctataggacagagtagaattgccccatagggtttccaaggaacgcctggtggatttgaactgtcaaccttttggttagcagccatagctcttaaccacagcaccaccaaggttttctggcacAAAGTAGGTACTCCATAAATAGCAACTGCAATAGGTTTCTCTTTATAGAAACACTCCCCTGGTTTTTAATTCATGGAGTGCCTACGCTGGGTCAcacacatttgtcagtttgtcgttctgtggtgacttgtgtgttgctgtgatgctggaagctatgccaccagcatttcaaataccagcagggtcacccgtggtggacaggtttcagcagagcttccagactaagactaggaggaaggacctggtgatttacttctgaaaaaactggccagtgaaaaccttatgaatagcagcgggacattgtctgatacagtgctggaagatgagccccccaggttagaaggcactcaaaagatgactggggaaagctgcctcctcaaaggagagtcggccttaatgccatggatggagtcaagctttcaggaccttcatttgctgatatggcactactcaaaatgagaagaaacagctacaaacacccattagtaattggaatatgaaatgcacgaagtgtgaatctaggaaaattgggagtcatcaaaaacaaaatggaatgcataaagatcgatatcctggaCATTgttgagttgaaatggactgatatcagacaatcatgtggtctactctgccaggaatgacaaattgaagaggaatggtgcctcATTCATCgaaaaaaggaacatttcaagatctatcctgaagtacaacgctgtcagcgataagataatatccatacacctacaaggaagaccagttaatacgactattattcaaatttacgtaccaactactaataacaaatatgaggaaactgaagctatttatcaacttcagcttgaaattgatcaaagatgtaatcaaggtgcattgatcattactggtgattggaatgcaaaagttggaaacaaagatgaaggattggtagttggaaaatatggccttggtgacagaaatgatgccggagatccaaAGAtgggattttgcaagaccaacaatttcttcattggaaataccttttttcaacaacacagtgactatacatgtggacctcaccggatggaatacacaggaatcaaatcaactacatctgtagaaaaagacggtggagaagctcaatatcatcagatagaacaaggccaggagtcaactgcggaacagaccatcaattgctcatatgcaagttcaagttgaagctgaagaaaattcagacaaatccacgagaaccaaagtatgaccttgagtatatcccacctgaatttggagaccatctcaagaatagatttgatacattgaaaacTAATGGCTGAAGAGTAGAGTAGTtgcgggatgacatcaaggacatcacacatgaagaaagaaaaatgtcattaaaaagacaggaaaaaagaaaagatcaagatagatgttagaagagactctaaaacatgctcttgaaagtagagaaGCTAAAgagaacggaagaaatgatggagtagcagagctgaacagaagatttcaaagggcagctagaagTGAAATGTGcatgtgaaatgtgcaaagacctggagttagaaaaccaaaagggaagaacacactcagcatttctcaagctgaaagaactgaaaaaaaattcaagtttcgagttgcaatattgaaggattctatgggcaaaatgttgaacaacgcaggaagtatcaaaagaaaatggaaggaatacacagagtcactgtaccagaaagaattggtcgatgttcagccatttcaggaggtagcagatgatcaagaactgatggtattgaaggaagaaatccaagctgccctgaaggtattggcaaaaaacaagcctccaggaattgaggggatgccaagtgagatgtttcaacaaacagatgcagagctggaagtgctctcttgtttatatcaagaaatttggaagatagctacctggccaactgaccagaagaaatccatatttgtgcctgttccaaagaaagatgatccaacagaatgcagaaattatcaaatactaTCATCAatgttacatgcaagtaaaagtttgctgaaaatCATCCAAAAGAGGCtacagcaatacattgacagggaactgccagaaattcaagccagattcagaagaggatgtggaaccagggatatcattgctgatgtcagctggatcgtgtctgacagcagagaataccggaaagatgtttacctgtgttttattgactatgcaaagacgttCGActtgtggagcataacaaattacggataacgttgcaaagaatgggaattccagaacacttagttgtgttcgtgcagaatctgtacatagaccaagaggcagtggctCGCACAGAAAAAGagagtactgtgtggtttaaaatcaagaaaggtgtgcgttggggttgtatcctttcaccatacttattcaatctgtttgctgagcaaataatgtgagaaggtggactatatgaagaacagtgcatcaggactggaggaaggctcattaacaacctgcgttatgcagatgacacaacactgcttgctgaaggtgaagaggacttgaagcacataccgatgaagatcaaagaccacagccttcaatatggattacacctcaacataaagaaagcaaaaatcctcacaactgaaccaatgagcaacatcatgataaacatagaaaagattgaagttgtcaagggtttcattttacctggatccacaatcaacagccatggaagcagcagttgagaaatcaaatgacaagttgcattgggcaaatctgctgcaaaaaaaaaaaaaaacctccttaaaGTGCCAAAAACCAgagatggcactttgaggactaaagtgcgcctgacccaagcatggtgttttcaatcacttcatatgcatgagaaagctggacaatgaataagggagaccaaagaagaattgatgcctttaaattatggtgttggcaaataatattggatataccatggactgccagaagaaagaacaagtctgtcttagaagttgagttgtaagagtttttatattttctggaaactagttctttatcagatatataattgCATATGTTTTCTCCCCTTCTACGggttatcttttcattttcttgatggtgtcctttgaagcacagaattttttaacttaaatgaagtccaatttatctattttttcttttgttgcttgtgttttAGGTGTCAAATCTAAGAAACAATTCTTTAACCCAAGGTTACAAAGATGTActactgtgttttcttctaagagttctttggtccatttaatttttttatgtggaATGAGGTAGGGGTACAAttaattcttttgcatgtggagatacTATTTTCCCAGCACTCTTTCCCTTTTTTCAAACCTGGATCTGAGGTACACAAAAGTAGATTAatcaaaattctgtttttttaaatatactcttATAATTGGTCCATATGTGGCCTGTTTTTACTTACATATTTATTAACTTACAGCAAGCAGTAGAGTACCCACCACCCAACCCCAGAAATGGAAACTCACCACTACCTAACCTCTACCCAGGTGCTCCTTATACAAGCCTGTCCTCTTATCTGCCCCCTACCTAAGGTAACCATATTCCTAAATTTAGGATTTATCATTCCATTGCTTTTAAAAtggctttattgaggtataattgatgtacaataaactgcacatatttaaactGTAGAATTTGATGAGTTTTGGCATAGGAACACTCCCATGAAACCGTCACCAAAATCAACGCAATGAACACATCCATCTCTCCCAAAAGTTTCTTTATGCCCCTTTGTAATCCCTCCCTCCAGCTCCCAACTTCTCTTCCCCATCCCCAGACAAGCACTGGTCTGCTTTCTGCCATTACAGGTTAGTTTACATTTTgtatggctttgtataaatggaattatacagtgtGTActaatttttgggttttttttttcactctgcatTTTTACTTTGATATTTACTCATGTCCTTGAATTTATTGTTTGGTATGTTCCTTTTTATTACTTTGTGGTATAgacataccacaatttgtttatccattcagctgttgatggatatttagattgtttctagtttggggcttttacaaataaagctgcagtgaacatttgcgtacaagtctttgtatggacatacgcttttatttctcttgggtaaatgctTAGGAGTGGAATGGCCAAGCCATATGGGAGGTATACGTGTAACATTGTTAAGAcaccatttaaaaacaaaacaaaactttgtaACAaaatc
The sequence above is drawn from the Elephas maximus indicus isolate mEleMax1 chromosome 12, mEleMax1 primary haplotype, whole genome shotgun sequence genome and encodes:
- the VPS37D gene encoding vacuolar protein sorting-associated protein 37D isoform X2, which codes for MYRARAARAGPEPGSPGRFGILSTGQLRDLLQDEPKLDRIVRLSRKFQGLQLEREACLASNYALAKENLALRPRLEMGRAALAIKYQELREVAESCADKLQRLEDSMHRWSPHCALGWLQAELEEAEQEAEEQMEQLLLGEQSLEAFLPAFQRGRALAHLRRTQAEKLQELLQRRERSAQPAPTAATDAPKPLAPAAVLPTGAARGPPAVPRSLPPLDSRPVLPLKGSPGCPLGPAPLLSPRPSQPEPPHR
- the VPS37D gene encoding vacuolar protein sorting-associated protein 37D isoform X1, with amino-acid sequence MYRARAARAGPEPGSPGRFGILSTGQLRDLLQDEPKLDRIVRLSRKFQGLQLEREACLASNYALAKENLALRPRLEMGRAALAIKYQELREVAESCADKLQRLEDSMHRWSPHCALGWLQAELEEAEQEAEEQMEQLLLGEQSLEAFLPAFQRGRALAHLRRTQAEKLQELLQRRERSAQPAPTAATDAPKPLAPAAVLPTGAARGPPAVPRSLPPLDSRPVLPLKGSPGCPLGPAPLLSPRPSQPEPPHRSSTVPVSSMKPALITSPGVFPESQLPTRLARSTLCSTAVLQLPHLCTPLPGHL